One region of Cryptococcus deuterogattii R265 chromosome 14, complete sequence genomic DNA includes:
- a CDS encoding multidrug efflux pump: MSTHQTNDASPSSPSSQPVLEEGEDEYRPLPHVWSGATLYEPCRLSLDKLKSVNSGEPLCSQAYEREPDESAEAQGNGGLTRDVPTCSSIEPQEVHISYSSDKDRNTRSDLPHLYYNSPWPEGGNDYSARAAQGSDDGDSSEKQDGLNVLTIPTFPPSDNISVPPLTPSQNYIQSRSSLFKMAFLIITCGTQLIVQSQLSMVMMPLHATAEWLGKPNNSGEMSWMAASYGLTVGMFLVMAGRLGDIYGPRLIWAMGCIVMIVCNIGSGFATSAIGFDIARAVAGIGAALALPNALAILGRTYPPGQTRNMAFSILGALGPAGFWIGGLLGGLFAQFAHIKWVWWFTAILTALFFGAGFYVLPPDSLCRPASKAHFDAIGAILLSLTLGLFNFVWNQAPLVSWSTAYIPVLLVTSLIFGGIFVCWERKVGKGALIPIEVLSKQSLLVYLSLWLGWMSYGTFLLYTTLFIYDIRGYTEPLTMVFQLAPLFPAGVIAALIVPPLIRHLPNHFIFLLSMVAFIACNIIAATASASTENGEYWKGTFWSLIIGTFGPDLSFSTGQLIVSNSVSHEFQGIAAGVVSMITNYSIAIGLGLTGTLEYYIRGSGDTMDDVLKGYRASFWFATGLAGIAGIVVALFVRMPKQTAGLKDVHAV, translated from the exons ATGTCGACTCATCAAACTAACGAtgcttccccttcttcaccttccagCCAACCCGTActagaagaaggtgaggatgaaTATCGTCCGCTTCCACATGTCTGGTCTGGTGCCACGCTCTATGAGCCATGCAGATTGTCCCTCGACAAACTCAAGAGTGTCAACAGCGGCGAACCTTTATGTTCCCAAGCCTATGAGCGCGAACCTGATGAAAGTGCTGAGGCGCAAGGTAACGGTGGCCTGACTCGAGACGTTCCTACCTGTTCTTCCATTGAGCCTCAAGAGGTCCATATTTCTTACTCATCTGACAAGGATCGCAATACCAGGTCAGATCTACCTCATCTGTACTATAATAGCCCTTGGCCTGAGGGTGGGAACGATTATAGTGCACGTGCTGCTCAAGGTTCAGATGATGGCGATTCGAGTGAGAAACAGGATGGTCTCAATGTCTTGACCATCCCtacctttcctccttccgaCAATATATCCGTACCCCCACTCACACCAAGCCAAAACTATATCCAATCCCGATCCTCGCTCTTCAAAATGgctttcctcatcattaCTTGTGGTACTCAGCTCATCGTCCAATCGCAACTGTCTATGGTCATGATGCCGCTTCATGCAACTGCCGAATGGTTAGGGAAGCCTAATAATAGCGGGGAGATGAGCTGGATGGCTGCTAGTTATGG CCTTACGGTAGGAATGTTTTTGGTCATGGCCGGTCGTCTGGGAGACATCTATGGTCCTCGGCTGATCTGGGCTATGGGATGTATCGTCATGATTGTCTGCAACATTGGAAGTGGGTTCGCGACATCTGCAATAGGATTCGACATTGCCCGCGCAGTGGCAGGTATAGGCGCCGCTCTGGCCT TGCCGAATGCTCTCGCCATTTTAGGTCGCACCTATCCACCGGGGCAAACGCGCAATATGGCCTTCTCTATCCTCGGTGCTCTTGGACCAGCTGGGTTCTGGATTGGAGGACTGTTAGGGGGACTTTTTGCGCAGTTTGCCCATATCAAATGGGTTTGGTGGTTCACAGCTATTCTCACTGCTTTATTCTTTGGTGCCGGCTTCTACGTCTTACCACCCGACTCTCTCTGTCGCCCCGCGTCGAAAGCCCACTTTGACGCCATCGGCgccattctcctctctctcacaTTAggtctcttcaacttcgTCTGGAACCAAGCACCGCTCGTATCGTGGTCTACAGCCTATATCCCTGTCTTGCTTGTGActtctttgatttttgGTGGTATCTTCGTCtgttgggaaaggaaagtTGGTAAGGGGGCGCTGATCCCGATAGAAGTGTTGAGCAAGCAGAGCTTGTTGGTGTATCTGAGTCTGTGGCTTGGGTGGATGAGCTATGGGACTTTCTTGCTTTATACGACGTTATT TATCTATGACATCAGAGGATACACTGAACCTCTTACGATGGTATTTCAGCTCGCGCCCCTTTTCCCAGCAG GAGTAATTGCCGCTCTCATCGtccctcctctcatccGCCATCTCCCAAACCATttcatttttcttctctccatgGTTGCATTCATTGCATGCAATATAATAGCAGCCACAGCCTCTGCAAGCACTGAGAATGGGGAATATTGGAAGGGTACCTTTTGGAGTTTAATCATAGGTACTTTCGGACCAG ATTTGAGTTTCAGTACGGGACAATTGATCGTCAGTAACTCAGTAAGCCATGAGTTTCAAGGCATAGCGGCGGGCGTGGTGAGCATGATCACCAACTATTC TATTGCCATTGGGCTGGGTTTGACCGGGACCCTCGAGTACTACATTCGTGGTTCTGGAGACACAATGGACGATGTGCTGAAAGGTTATCGAGCTTCCTTCTGGTTCGCTACTGGGTTAGCAGGAATTGCGGGGATAGTGGTAGCATTATTTGTGAGGATGCCAAAGCAAACTGCTGGGTTGAAAGATGTGCACGCCGTGTGA
- a CDS encoding solute carrier family 39 (zinc transporter) member 1/2/3 yields the protein MSDEAPDVDLCAMDNSESHFGLRIGSIFIILVTSVIGTLLPIIFRQSSFVPRSVFEFAKYFGSGVIIATAFIHLLAPAWEELTSECLSGAWEDYPWAPAIAMAAVYFIFFAEVAAYRAGTKRLERLGINYSSHAHDETDAHAHSHNREPPLGVDITVPAPDHHIHPSHSNITSDPHGHHRHSVSNEKDKDLEAASDISTVNQLPSQAEAAAQLIAVAVLEFGVVLHSVIIGLTLAVDGSFVTLFVVIIFHQMFEGLGLGSRLSILTLPENLWWTRYAAAIFYSLCTPVGVAIGLGVRSTYNGNSAKANIISGVLDATSAGILLYTGLVELLAHEVLLNPRMMKSGNFKLAYVFCCMLLGSGLMALLGRWA from the exons ATGTCCGACGAAGCTCCCGATGTTGACCTCTGTGCCATGGATAACAGTGAATCTCACTTTGGCTTGCGAATTGGATCCATTTTTATCATATTGGTCACCTCAGTGATCGGCACGTTACTGCCTATCATTTTCAGGCAAAGCAGTTTTGTTCCAAGATCAGTATTTGA ATTTGCCAAATACTTCGGTTCAGGTGTGATAATAGCAACAGCGTTTATACATCTGTTAGCGCCGGCATGGGAGGAGTTGACTTCAGAATGTCTGTCAGGCGCGTGGGAGGACTAC CCCTGGGCACCTGCCATCGCTATGGCTGCTGTctacttcatcttctttgctgaAGTCGCCGCTTATCGAGCCGGCACAAAGCGACTTGAGCGATTGGGTATCAACTACA GCTCACACGCTCACGATGAGACTGATGCTCACGCTCATTCCCACAATCGCGAACCTCCTCTTGGTGTGGATATCACTGTCCCTGCTCCCGACCATCACATCCATCCCTCCCACTCCAACATCACCTCTGATCCTCATGGACATCACCGCCACTCTGTGTCGAacgagaaggacaaggacCTTGAGGCTGCTTCTGATATCTCAACTGTGAACCAGCTTCCAAGCCAGGCTGAGGCTGCCGCTCAACTTATCGCCGTTGCTGTTTTAGAATTCGGTGTCGTTCTTCATTC TGTTATAATCGGCCTTACTCTCGCTGTGGACGGATCTTTTGTTACCCTTTTCgttgtcatcatctttcaccAAATGTTCGAAGGTCTCGGTCTTGGCTCCCGTCTCTCAATCCTCACTCTTCCCGAAAATCTCTGGTGGACACGATACGCCGCTGCCATTTTCTACTCCCTCTGTACCCCTGTTGGCGTCGCCATTGGTCTCGGTGTTCGATCCACCTACAATGGTAACAGTGCAAAAGCCAACATCATTTCAGGTGTCCTCGATGCGACTTCGGCTGGTATCTTGCTTTACACTGGTCTGGTCGAGTTGCTCGCCCATGAGGTGTTATTAAACCCcaggatgatgaagtcgGGCAACTTCAAGCTGGCTTATGTCTTCTGCTGTATGCTTTTAGGCTCCGGTCTCATGGCACTGCTTGGTCGATGGGCGTAA
- a CDS encoding transcription factor — MYTTACEACRKVRMKCIRPSRGYDMSEICERCRSAGVECITIKRRVGRQPGVKNRKRKMDIISEQAGASSTCHNEAGISRDVDHLPNPLHVLASEAIRRHSTAEAEEAGAQDSSYTRSSKSIFDRYSDWADKIQPEGGKEAIMRRLDSLLSNKLIEMSSVVNEPSVFCGRIDMARPDASPEHDVISLQIISLAEAQHLFDSFMELITNGSMYFDPSLHTLPFVRSRSSFLLAVILAIASTYRSICPSARLHALLMSHAHRLETVVRNNHLKSIEIIQGLLLLASWTEIPSTLARDKTWMFVSHALALVVELRLDTSLPYCVQTDPLYHKDNHDLLIRNAHRVCFLMYIHDRNMAMVAGWHPIFRDSALVSSDSLAKWGKHPLAQRFDAAICASVSLRKLVTSAHARLSTQNYSDFTSGKEFIDRSMAEWRRRWSYEIQSTHEYDIIARFSAFVLALTLVKKRQLTGQIEREARRACEVLAFDVVCAAIHHYKTWKGLLNSATFDTSMVAFCAIYTIQSINHSASPYLSDLSLLRLATVHELIGELEAQAEARHVVDIPGYFSVVDAMARQLSRNMRLLLSKKEFYQAPHSETSETHSSTYDLHANSTHTHSRPHHLQDDHYYTNDQFPQFDEFAQFMFTTDDGGLPFIGDWGLEGMLPNMDFGTEAGYSESESGGASHEMTQGVNMQHMLNLG, encoded by the exons ATGTACACTACTGCGTGCGAGGCATGCCGCAAGGTACGAATGAA ATGTATCCGCCCTTCTAGGGGCTATGACATGTCTGAGATATGCGAACGTTGCCGCTCCGCAGGCGTCGAGTGCATCACCATAAAGCGTCGGGTGGGAAGGCAGCCGGGAGTTAAGAATCGCAAGCGCAAGATGGATATTATCAGTGAACAAGCCGgagcttcttccacatGCCACAATGAAGCAGGGATTTCGAGAGATGtggatcatcttccaaaccCACTACACGTCTTGGCTTCGGAAGCTATTAGAAGGCATTCTACAGCAGA ggcggaagaggcaggTGCTCAGGATAGTTCCTATACTCGCAGCAGTAAGAGCATCTTCGATAGATACTCAGACTGGGCCGATAAGATTCAGCCGGAGGGCGGGAAGGAGGCGATCATGCGTCGACTTGATTCCTTATTATCAAATAAGCTCATAGAAATGTCCTCAGTTGTTAACGAACCATCAGTCTTCTGTGGAAGAATTGAT ATGGCGAGGCCAGATGCATCCCCCGAGCATGATGTCATCTCGTTGCAGATCATCAGTCTCGCTGAGGCCCAACATCTTTTTGACTC ATTTATGGAGCTCATCACCAATGGATCCATGTACTTTGACCCAAGCCTGCACACCCTCCCATTCGTCCGATCCCGCAGCTCATTCCTCCTTGCCGTCATCCTCGCTATCGCAAGCACTTACAGGTCCATCTGCCCCTCTGCACGCCTGCACGCTCTCCTCATGAGCCACGCACACAGACTCGAGACTGTAGTTCGGAATAATCACCTCAAATCGATTGAGATTATCCAGGGTCTATTGCTTTTGGCGAGTTGGACGGAAATACCGTCTACTCTGGCGAGAGATAAGACGTGGATGTTTGTGTCACATGCGTTGGCGCTCGTTGTTGAGCTCCGATTGGATACTTCGTTGCCATACTGTGTTCAAACGGATCCGTTATACCACAAGGATAATCATGACCTGCTGATTAGGAATGCACACAGAGTGTGCTTCCTCATGTATATACATGATCGG AATATGGCGATGGTGGCGGGCTGGCATCCGATATTTCGAGATTCTGCTTTAGTGTCATCAGACTCATTAGCAAAATGGGGAAAACATCCT CTTGCACAACGTTTCGACGCAGCTATCTGTGCGTCTGTGTCTCTGCGAAAACTCGTG ACGAGCGCACATGCCCGGTTGAGTACCCAAAATTACTCTGATTTCACCTCTGGCAAAGAATTCATTGACCGTTCAATGGCGGAGTGGCGGAGACGATGGTCCTATGAAATACAAA GCACCCATGAATACGACATCATTGCACGCTTTTCGGCTTTTGTGCTGGCATTGACACTGGTCAAGAAGCGACAACTCACAGGGCAAATTGAAAGGGAAGCGAGAAGAGCTTGTGAGGTACTAGCTTTTGATGTCGTATGTGCTGCCATACATCATTATAAGACATGGAAAGGTCTTTTGAATTCCGCGACGTTCGA CACAAGCATGGTTGCGTTTTGCGCCATATATACTATTCAGTCAATCAACCACTCTGCTTCACCGTATCTTTCGGACCTTTCGCTGCTACGCTTAGCTACTGTCCACGAGCTTATTGGCGAACTGGAAGCGCAGGCAGAGGCAAGGCATGTCGTCGACATTCCTGGATACTTTTCTGTTGTTGACGCCATGGCTCGCCAATTGTCCCGCAATATGCGTCTGTTGCTCTCAAAGAAAGAATTCTACCAAGCGCCTCATTCTGAGACCTCCGAGAcccattcttcaacatACGACCTCCATGCAAATTCTACTCATACACActctcgtcctcatcatctgcaaGACGATCATTACTACACCAACGACCAATTCCCACAATTTGACGAGTTCGCACAGTTCATGTTTACAACAGACGATGGGGGATTACCATTCATCGGCGATTGGGGCTTGGAAGGGATGTTGCCCAATATGGACTTTGGGACAGAGGCGGGATATTCGGAGAGTGAGTCTGGAGGAGCGTCACATGAGATGACTCAAGGGGTGAATATGCAGCATATGCTGAATCTAGGAT AG